In Amycolatopsis coloradensis, one genomic interval encodes:
- a CDS encoding DoxX family protein: MFARFKDVALLLGRIGVGVVFLAHGLQKWENGIDGTAKFFEQTGIPLPTLAAIFAIAVEIVGAILFIVGFLTPLVGLGFVVVSVGALLSVHLDNGLTGQGGYELVLVLAVAGLALGFNAGKLSLDHALFGRKREAKQLQDA; the protein is encoded by the coding sequence ATGTTCGCTCGTTTCAAGGATGTCGCCCTCCTGCTCGGCCGGATCGGTGTCGGTGTGGTCTTCCTCGCACACGGCCTGCAGAAGTGGGAAAACGGGATCGACGGCACCGCGAAGTTCTTCGAGCAGACCGGAATCCCGCTGCCGACGCTCGCGGCGATCTTCGCGATCGCGGTGGAGATCGTGGGCGCGATCTTGTTCATCGTCGGTTTCCTGACGCCGCTGGTCGGCCTCGGCTTCGTCGTGGTCTCAGTCGGTGCTCTGCTCTCGGTGCACCTCGACAACGGCCTCACCGGCCAGGGCGGTTACGAACTCGTCCTCGTCCTGGCGGTCGCCGGGCTCGCGCTCGGCTTCAACGCCGGCAAGCTGTCGCTCGACCACGCGCTTTTCGGGCGCAAGCGTGAGGCGAAGCAGCTCCAGGACGCCTGA
- a CDS encoding acyl-CoA dehydrogenase family protein, with product MTKVSDGPGLYQLAEEHEELRAAVRALAEKEIEPYAAAVDEDERYPIEAYNALVKSGFNAVHIDEAYDGQGADAIAACIVIEEVARVDASASLIPAVNKLGTVPIILSASEDLKKLVLPSIASGEASASYALSEREAGSDTASMRTRAKLDGDHWVLNGTKCWITNAGESSWYTVMAVTDPNAEKKANGISAFVVHKDDPGFTVGSKERKLGIKGSPTREIHFENCTIPADRIIGEPGTGLKTALRTLDHTRPTIGAQALGIAQGALDASIAYVKERKQFGKSISEFQGVQFMLADMGIKIEAARNLVYASAAATERGDKRGGYMAAAAKAYASDIAMSVTTDAVQLFGGAGYTRDFPVERMMRDAKITQIYEGTNQIQRMVMARALLKG from the coding sequence GTGACGAAGGTGTCTGACGGCCCGGGTCTGTACCAGCTTGCCGAAGAGCACGAGGAGCTGCGGGCCGCGGTGCGGGCCCTCGCGGAGAAGGAGATCGAGCCCTACGCGGCCGCGGTCGACGAGGACGAGCGCTACCCGATCGAGGCGTACAACGCGCTGGTCAAATCGGGTTTCAACGCCGTCCACATCGACGAGGCCTACGACGGCCAGGGCGCGGACGCCATCGCCGCCTGCATCGTGATCGAAGAGGTCGCGCGTGTCGACGCGTCGGCGTCGTTGATCCCGGCGGTGAACAAGCTGGGCACGGTGCCGATCATTCTTTCGGCGTCGGAAGACCTCAAGAAGCTGGTACTGCCCTCGATCGCCTCCGGTGAAGCGTCGGCGTCGTACGCGCTTTCGGAGCGCGAAGCCGGCTCGGACACCGCGTCGATGCGCACCCGCGCGAAGCTCGACGGCGACCACTGGGTGCTGAACGGCACCAAGTGCTGGATCACCAACGCGGGTGAATCGTCCTGGTACACCGTGATGGCGGTGACCGACCCGAACGCCGAAAAGAAGGCCAACGGCATCTCCGCGTTCGTCGTGCACAAGGACGACCCCGGCTTCACCGTCGGCTCGAAGGAGCGGAAGCTCGGCATCAAGGGCTCGCCGACCCGCGAGATCCACTTCGAGAACTGCACCATCCCGGCCGACCGCATCATCGGCGAGCCCGGCACCGGCCTGAAGACCGCGCTGCGCACCCTCGACCACACCCGCCCGACCATCGGCGCGCAGGCGCTGGGCATCGCACAGGGCGCGCTCGACGCGTCGATCGCCTACGTCAAGGAGCGCAAGCAGTTCGGCAAGTCGATCTCGGAGTTCCAGGGCGTCCAGTTCATGCTGGCCGACATGGGCATCAAGATCGAGGCCGCCCGGAACCTCGTCTACGCCTCCGCCGCGGCGACCGAGCGTGGCGACAAGCGCGGCGGCTACATGGCCGCGGCCGCGAAGGCGTACGCGTCGGACATCGCGATGTCGGTGACGACGGACGCCGTGCAGCTCTTCGGTGGCGCGGGCTACACGCGCGACTTCCCGGTGGAGCGCATGATGCGCGACGCGAAGATCACCCAGATCTACGAAGGCACCAACCAGATCCAGCGCATGGTCATGGCGCGCGCCCTGCTCAAGGGCTGA
- a CDS encoding class I adenylate-forming enzyme family protein has product MELTPFPRSLDYPEVPVGSVLAGAAARWGARTAFAHGDQSLTFAETYSAACRFANALRAESVGRGDVVALHLPNCLAYPVAYYGTLLAGATFSPANPLLPPDDLAFQLADAGAVAAVTVGPVARVLASVRDRTSVRLSIVVHPPEALGEGEVEFTEFSSAHSDERPDVEIDIYRDLAHLAYTGGTTGRSKGVCLPHRNVVVNSLQSSCWRLGAVPALDASGEVIVEQLGGPDEWPSRIGTGVALNLTPWFHAMGTIAALNVPLLDGGTVVLHDRFDPAAYVADAELLRVTTIGGAPALFAALLACPEFHTADLSSVLTIGSGAAPMNHEMIRALQKRFPGVIITEGYGLTEVTMGSVIAPSYRSATRKVGSVGLPLPDTEIKIVPTEGGEDPLPAGESGEVCLRGPQVMTGYRNRPEETAAALVDGWLHTGDIGTLDEDGYLSIVDRKKDMLLYKGYNVFPRELEELLITLPGVAAAAVVGKPDTEVGELPVAFVVRSDENVTAEQLLEAVGARVLPYKRLRAIHFVDQIPVSAAGKVLKRELRKQLAE; this is encoded by the coding sequence ATGGAGCTCACCCCGTTCCCCCGGTCGCTCGATTATCCCGAGGTCCCGGTCGGCTCGGTGCTCGCCGGCGCCGCTGCCCGCTGGGGCGCCCGCACGGCCTTCGCCCACGGAGACCAGAGCCTCACCTTCGCCGAGACGTACAGCGCGGCCTGCCGCTTCGCGAACGCCCTGCGCGCCGAGAGCGTCGGGCGAGGCGACGTCGTCGCGCTCCACCTGCCGAACTGCCTGGCGTACCCGGTCGCGTACTACGGGACACTGCTCGCCGGGGCCACCTTCAGCCCGGCGAACCCGCTGCTCCCGCCGGACGACCTCGCCTTCCAGCTGGCCGACGCCGGAGCGGTCGCCGCCGTCACCGTCGGCCCCGTCGCCCGGGTGCTCGCTTCGGTCCGTGACCGGACATCGGTCCGGCTGAGCATCGTCGTTCACCCGCCCGAGGCATTGGGGGAGGGAGAAGTCGAGTTCACCGAGTTCTCCTCCGCTCACTCCGACGAACGGCCGGACGTCGAGATCGACATCTACCGCGATCTCGCCCATCTGGCGTACACCGGCGGCACCACCGGACGCTCGAAGGGCGTGTGCCTGCCGCACCGGAACGTCGTGGTCAACAGCCTTCAGAGTTCTTGCTGGCGGCTGGGCGCGGTCCCGGCCCTCGACGCGTCAGGAGAGGTGATCGTCGAGCAGCTCGGCGGTCCGGACGAATGGCCGTCGCGGATCGGCACCGGCGTCGCCCTCAACCTGACGCCGTGGTTCCACGCCATGGGCACCATCGCCGCGCTCAACGTCCCGCTGCTCGACGGCGGCACCGTCGTCCTGCACGACCGCTTCGACCCGGCCGCGTACGTGGCCGACGCCGAACTGCTGCGGGTCACCACGATCGGCGGGGCACCGGCGTTGTTCGCCGCCTTGCTCGCCTGCCCCGAGTTTCACACAGCCGACCTGTCTTCGGTACTGACCATCGGTTCCGGCGCGGCGCCGATGAACCACGAGATGATCCGCGCCCTGCAGAAACGCTTCCCCGGAGTGATCATCACCGAGGGATACGGCCTCACCGAGGTCACCATGGGCTCCGTCATCGCGCCGTCGTATCGCTCCGCCACCCGGAAGGTGGGTTCGGTCGGCCTTCCGCTGCCCGACACCGAGATCAAGATCGTCCCGACCGAAGGCGGCGAAGATCCGTTGCCCGCCGGGGAAAGCGGCGAGGTGTGCCTGCGCGGCCCACAGGTGATGACCGGCTATCGCAACCGCCCCGAAGAGACCGCGGCCGCGCTCGTCGACGGCTGGCTGCACACCGGCGACATCGGCACCCTCGACGAGGACGGTTATCTGTCCATTGTGGACCGCAAAAAGGACATGCTGCTGTACAAGGGATACAACGTCTTCCCGCGCGAACTCGAAGAGCTGCTGATCACCCTGCCCGGCGTCGCCGCGGCGGCCGTCGTCGGCAAACCGGACACCGAGGTCGGTGAGCTACCGGTCGCGTTCGTGGTGCGCAGCGACGAGAACGTCACCGCCGAGCAACTCCTGGAGGCCGTCGGCGCCCGCGTCCTGCCGTACAAGCGGCTGCGCGCGATCCACTTCGTCGACCAGATCCCGGTGTCGGCCGCCGGGAAGGTGCTCAAACGGGAACTGCGGAAGCAACTCGCCGAGTGA
- a CDS encoding DUF3558 domain-containing protein yields the protein MLEGKHVRSLFLGICILLASLVVGCGFGKVLDAPPVRALTGPAIPAAPVRDPLPLDSFTVDPCGVLGRAEVAALIADPPDKVKAERYSVGYDRACKWDQFRAGSLTVGIPRAATGSLEERVDQHKRDPSKFSHWRELSISGLPAVEQVGNPPTFEYNGSTLKACTVEVGVTDTELLEFRYSQVNEAKSQYWGDDRCAVALKAAELVIGNLRGR from the coding sequence GTGCTGGAAGGAAAACATGTGCGATCTTTGTTCTTGGGTATCTGTATCTTGCTGGCATCGCTTGTTGTGGGTTGTGGATTCGGTAAGGTCCTCGACGCGCCGCCGGTGCGTGCTCTGACGGGGCCTGCGATCCCCGCCGCGCCGGTGCGGGACCCACTGCCCTTGGATTCCTTCACCGTGGACCCTTGTGGCGTTCTCGGTCGTGCCGAAGTCGCCGCGCTGATCGCTGATCCGCCGGACAAGGTGAAAGCGGAGCGGTACTCCGTCGGATACGACCGCGCCTGCAAGTGGGACCAGTTCCGCGCGGGCTCGTTGACAGTTGGGATCCCCCGGGCGGCCACGGGCAGTCTTGAGGAACGAGTGGACCAGCACAAGCGGGATCCGTCGAAGTTTTCCCACTGGCGGGAGTTGTCGATCAGCGGTCTTCCTGCGGTCGAACAGGTCGGGAACCCGCCGACCTTCGAATACAACGGTTCCACGCTCAAAGCCTGCACTGTCGAGGTCGGAGTCACGGACACCGAACTGCTGGAGTTTAGATACTCCCAGGTCAACGAAGCCAAGTCGCAGTACTGGGGCGACGACCGGTGTGCGGTGGCGCTCAAGGCCGCGGAGCTGGTGATCGGAAATCTCCGCGGCCGCTGA